Proteins found in one Rhodobacteraceae bacterium D3-12 genomic segment:
- a CDS encoding Hint domain-containing protein codes for MTKMPLGQTRVVSSRATQNMDVPGFAAGCSILTLDGAIPVEYLTPGDRVITRDVGMAILRGVEPIEFTCDMVSIKAGTLGHTRPEHDTLLPAMQKILLRDWRAEALFGRKQVLAPAHKLVDGEFIDDAGCHTVTLFQLTFDAPHILYVDGLEMACEPQEALRNAA; via the coding sequence ATGACTAAAATGCCCTTGGGCCAGACGCGCGTCGTTTCTTCGCGCGCCACCCAAAATATGGATGTTCCCGGTTTTGCCGCGGGCTGTTCAATTCTTACACTCGACGGTGCAATCCCGGTCGAATACCTCACGCCGGGCGACCGCGTCATCACGCGTGATGTAGGCATGGCAATTCTGCGCGGTGTAGAGCCGATTGAATTCACATGCGACATGGTATCGATCAAGGCGGGCACGCTCGGGCACACGCGGCCAGAGCATGATACGCTCCTCCCCGCCATGCAGAAAATACTGCTCCGAGATTGGCGCGCCGAAGCTTTGTTTGGCCGCAAACAGGTGCTCGCCCCTGCGCACAAGTTGGTTGACGGCGAATTCATTGATGACGCAGGCTGTCACACGGTGACGCTCTTTCAACTGACCTTTGACGCGCCGCATATCTTATATGTTGATGGCCTCGAAATGGCCTGTGAGCCACAAGAGGCACTGCGCAACGCTGCGTGA
- the rplI gene encoding 50S ribosomal protein L9 codes for MQVILLERVAKLGQMGDVVDVKPGFARNFLLPQGKALTASDANVAGFEAQKAQLEARNLETKKEAESLAAKLDGQQFIVIRSASDAGALYGSVTPRDAADAATEDGFSVDKKQIVLSRPIKYLGLHDVHVVLHPEVEATIQLNVARSAEEAQLQASGKSIQELAAEEEAAAEFEIAELFDDIGAAASEDDDLAEAAGVEVEGEGEPVEGDTKGEDEA; via the coding sequence ATGCAAGTTATCCTTCTTGAACGTGTGGCCAAGCTTGGCCAGATGGGCGACGTGGTTGATGTTAAACCCGGCTTCGCTCGCAACTTCCTGCTGCCCCAAGGCAAGGCGCTGACCGCGTCAGATGCCAATGTGGCCGGTTTCGAAGCGCAAAAAGCCCAGCTTGAAGCGCGCAACCTCGAAACCAAGAAAGAAGCCGAATCCCTGGCGGCCAAACTCGACGGTCAGCAGTTCATCGTGATTCGCTCGGCTTCGGATGCAGGCGCACTTTACGGGTCGGTCACGCCCCGCGATGCCGCCGATGCCGCAACCGAAGACGGTTTCTCCGTCGATAAGAAGCAAATCGTTCTGTCGCGCCCAATCAAATATCTGGGCCTGCACGATGTGCACGTCGTTCTCCACCCCGAAGTGGAAGCAACTATTCAGCTGAACGTTGCACGTTCGGCAGAAGAAGCACAGTTGCAAGCCTCCGGCAAATCGATTCAGGAACTGGCCGCCGAAGAGGAAGCCGCTGCTGAATTCGAAATCGCTGAGCTGTTTGACGATATCGGCGCGGCCGCATCCGAAGACGACGACCTTGCCGAAGCCGCAGGTGTCGAAGTTGAGGGCGAAGGCGAACCCGTCGAAGGCGACACCAAGGGCGAAGACGAAGCCTGA
- the rpsF gene encoding 30S ribosomal protein S6: MPLYEHVFISRQDLSNTQAEGLIEHFGTVLSDNGGTLVDHEYWGVKTMAYKINKNRKGHYAYLRSDAPAPAVQEMERLMRLHDDVMRILTIKVDEHAEGPSVQMQKRDERDNRRERR; this comes from the coding sequence ATGCCGCTTTATGAGCATGTATTCATCTCGCGCCAGGATCTTTCCAACACCCAGGCCGAGGGTCTTATCGAACATTTTGGCACCGTCCTCTCGGACAACGGCGGCACGCTGGTTGATCACGAGTATTGGGGCGTCAAAACGATGGCTTACAAGATCAACAAAAACCGCAAGGGCCACTATGCCTACCTGCGTTCGGACGCACCTGCGCCCGCCGTTCAGGAAATGGAACGTCTTATGCGCCTGCATGATGACGTGATGCGCATCTTGACCATCAAGGTCGATGAGCACGCCGAAGGCCCGTCGGTTCAAATGCAAAAACGTGACGAACGCGACAACCGTCGCGAGCGCCGCTGA
- a CDS encoding acyl carrier protein has protein sequence MSDVADRVKKIVVEHLGVEEDKVVENASFIDDLGADSLDTVELVMAFEEEFGIEIPDDAAETIQTFGDAVKFITEAA, from the coding sequence ATGAGCGACGTCGCAGACCGCGTGAAGAAAATCGTTGTTGAGCACTTGGGTGTGGAAGAAGACAAAGTTGTCGAAAACGCATCTTTCATTGACGATCTTGGCGCAGACAGCCTTGACACTGTGGAACTGGTAATGGCCTTCGAAGAAGAGTTCGGCATCGAGATTCCTGATGACGCGGCCGAGACCATCCAGACCTTTGGCGATGCTGTAAAGTTCATCACCGAAGCGGCCTGA
- a CDS encoding 1-(5-phosphoribosyl)-5-[(5-phosphoribosylamino)methylideneamino] imidazole-4-carboxamide isomerase produces the protein MIIYPTLELQNGKCVTLRRGRFDEPSIFHVDPVETVQKWAAEGAHWVHVTDFDAIAGTGNNAGLIEEIIRVVPASVQLAGGFRSAEQVSGWIDKGAGRIVLGTLPARDPDTVKRLARDYPDQIVLALDIWQGQLMTDGWQAPAAIAPEAFLQSYAGDPLAGVLITDIDSDIEESDGTLGVITALAAQTRHPVIASGLVRGVDDIARLSHVPNIAGTLVGRALFAQDVDLVEALSIAQPSAERVAEFL, from the coding sequence ATGATCATCTATCCAACATTGGAACTGCAAAACGGAAAATGTGTAACACTTCGGCGCGGACGGTTTGATGAACCGTCGATTTTTCACGTCGATCCTGTTGAAACCGTTCAAAAATGGGCGGCGGAGGGTGCGCATTGGGTTCACGTAACAGATTTCGATGCGATTGCCGGGACGGGCAACAACGCTGGTTTGATCGAAGAGATTATCAGGGTCGTGCCAGCCTCGGTGCAGCTTGCCGGTGGGTTTCGCTCTGCTGAGCAGGTGTCTGGTTGGATCGACAAGGGGGCCGGGCGCATTGTGCTTGGAACCTTGCCTGCGCGTGACCCCGACACCGTGAAACGCTTGGCGCGTGACTATCCGGACCAGATCGTGTTGGCACTGGATATCTGGCAGGGCCAGCTGATGACCGATGGTTGGCAAGCGCCCGCTGCAATTGCCCCAGAGGCCTTCTTGCAAAGCTATGCTGGCGACCCGTTAGCCGGGGTTCTGATCACCGATATTGATAGCGATATCGAGGAAAGCGATGGCACCTTGGGGGTGATCACTGCCCTTGCCGCCCAGACGCGCCATCCGGTGATCGCGAGCGGGCTTGTGCGCGGGGTTGATGATATCGCACGGCTCAGCCACGTGCCCAATATCGCGGGAACGCTGGTGGGCCGGGCGCTGTTTGCACAGGATGTCGATCTTGTTGAGGCGCTGTCTATTGCGCAGCCCTCAGCAGAACGAGTGGCGGAATTTCTCTGA
- a CDS encoding PLP-dependent transferase, giving the protein MSDTHITRFFDMLHSRSAALEPGAPVPDPLVMSSVFALPEQPDPNRTYGRGNSPTLEALETRLAALEGAPCLSFPSGMGAYAGLLMAMLKHGNRVLALSDGYYAARNLLTDILAPFGVACDTCPAAEIEHAVLDAFDVVIVETPSNPGLDLIDIAALATKCHDAGAKLVVDNTVCTPLLQNPLDLGADAVVVSDTKAMGGHSDLLMGHVASADAALMERVLAVRTLMGLNPGPQEAWLLIRGLETLEVRLERMCANARAVLPLLQETENAEDILFPAQHPQATDQGFLIGATFADAATADRFLTLAGFAPTTSFGGLHSSGDRRARWGDDVAPGFLRLSFGVEPTDKLVDAVRSALSAL; this is encoded by the coding sequence ATGTCCGACACGCATATCACCCGCTTTTTTGACATGCTTCATAGCCGGTCCGCCGCCCTTGAACCTGGCGCACCAGTCCCCGACCCACTGGTAATGAGCTCGGTTTTCGCCCTGCCAGAGCAGCCGGACCCGAACCGCACTTATGGTCGTGGAAATTCTCCAACGCTGGAAGCCCTTGAAACCCGCCTTGCGGCGCTCGAAGGGGCGCCATGCTTGTCGTTTCCTTCTGGCATGGGCGCATACGCCGGGTTGCTTATGGCAATGTTAAAGCACGGCAACAGGGTTCTCGCTTTGTCCGATGGCTACTACGCTGCGCGCAATCTTCTGACCGATATCCTCGCTCCCTTTGGGGTTGCGTGTGACACGTGTCCGGCCGCCGAAATCGAACATGCTGTGCTCGACGCCTTTGATGTTGTCATAGTTGAGACACCGTCGAACCCCGGCCTAGACCTGATCGACATCGCCGCCCTCGCCACGAAGTGCCACGATGCAGGGGCCAAGCTAGTGGTGGATAATACTGTCTGCACGCCACTCCTGCAAAACCCTCTGGATTTAGGCGCTGATGCGGTGGTCGTCTCGGACACCAAGGCGATGGGCGGGCACTCCGACCTCTTGATGGGTCATGTTGCAAGCGCTGACGCCGCGCTTATGGAACGTGTACTTGCGGTCCGCACCCTGATGGGGCTAAACCCCGGCCCGCAGGAGGCTTGGTTGCTTATCCGCGGGCTTGAAACCTTGGAAGTCCGCTTGGAACGCATGTGCGCCAACGCCCGTGCCGTATTGCCCCTGCTGCAAGAGACCGAGAACGCAGAAGACATCCTTTTCCCCGCGCAACATCCTCAGGCGACTGATCAAGGTTTTCTGATTGGCGCGACCTTCGCTGACGCGGCCACCGCCGATCGCTTTCTCACGCTCGCAGGGTTCGCCCCAACCACCAGCTTTGGCGGCTTGCACAGCTCTGGAGACCGCCGGGCCCGCTGGGGTGATGACGTGGCCCCCGGTTTCCTGCGCCTTTCCTTTGGCGTTGAGCCGACCGACAAGCTGGTTGATGCCGTGCGCTCCGCCCTCTCTGCCCTTTAA
- the fabG gene encoding 3-oxoacyl-[acyl-carrier-protein] reductase: MFDLTGKCALVTGASGGIGGAIAKALHAAGASVALSGTRVEPLEALAAELGERAFVLPCNLSDAEAVDALPKQAIEAMGSVDILVNNAGITRDQIFMRMSDDEWQSVLDVNLTSTMRLCRGVMRPMMKARWGRIINISSIVGATGNPGQANYAASKAGMVGLTKSIAYEVASRGITANSVAPGFIATAMTDKLSDDQKDKINAQIPAARMGAAEEIAAAVLYLASPEAGYVTGSTLHVNGGMAML; encoded by the coding sequence ATGTTCGATCTGACAGGAAAATGCGCGTTGGTGACGGGCGCTTCGGGCGGAATTGGCGGCGCAATTGCCAAAGCGTTGCACGCGGCAGGCGCAAGTGTTGCGCTGTCCGGAACGCGGGTTGAGCCGCTTGAGGCACTGGCCGCAGAGTTGGGCGAGCGCGCTTTCGTTTTGCCTTGTAACCTGAGTGATGCGGAAGCAGTTGATGCGTTGCCCAAACAGGCAATCGAGGCAATGGGCAGCGTTGATATCCTGGTGAACAACGCTGGCATCACGCGCGATCAGATTTTTATGCGGATGTCGGATGACGAATGGCAGAGCGTTCTCGATGTGAACCTAACCTCGACCATGCGGCTGTGCCGTGGCGTCATGCGCCCAATGATGAAGGCGCGATGGGGCCGGATTATCAACATCTCCTCGATTGTTGGGGCGACGGGCAATCCCGGTCAGGCGAACTATGCCGCATCAAAGGCCGGCATGGTGGGGCTTACGAAGTCCATTGCTTATGAGGTTGCCTCGCGCGGGATTACGGCCAATTCTGTAGCGCCAGGCTTTATTGCGACGGCGATGACTGACAAGCTGAGTGATGACCAAAAAGACAAGATCAACGCGCAGATTCCTGCGGCCCGCATGGGCGCCGCCGAAGAAATCGCCGCAGCGGTGCTCTATCTTGCGAGCCCGGAAGCCGGGTATGTCACAGGATCGACGTTGCACGTAAATGGCGGCATGGCGATGCTCTGA
- the fabF gene encoding beta-ketoacyl-ACP synthase II, with product MRRVVVTGLGLVTPLATGVEESWSRLLAGKSGAGKIAQFDTSRVTTDYACEVKHGDGTDGTFNSDDWVEPKERRKIDDFILYGIAAAEQAVKDADWTPDDEESLLRTGVMIGSGIGGLKSIEATTLLMAEKGPRRVSPFFIPGALINLISGQVQIRYGFKGPNHAVVTACSTGAHAIGDATRLIKYGDADVMVAGGAEAAICEIGIAGFNACKALSTKRSDDPQSASRPYDADRDGFVMGEGAGVVVLEEYEHAKARGAKIYAEVGGYGLSGDAYHITAPSEDGDGGFRSMNAALKDAGVAPAELDYINAHGTSTMADVIELAAVEKLLGDAAGKVTMSSTKSMTGHLLGAAGAIEAIFSILAIRDQVVPPTINLDTPAVETPLDLAPNVKREREVNVALSNSFGFGGTNASVIFKKV from the coding sequence ATGCGTCGAGTGGTAGTTACAGGGCTTGGACTGGTTACACCTTTGGCTACAGGAGTCGAAGAAAGCTGGAGCCGTTTGCTTGCGGGCAAATCCGGCGCGGGCAAAATTGCACAATTCGACACCTCACGTGTGACCACTGACTACGCCTGTGAGGTCAAACACGGCGACGGCACCGACGGGACGTTCAATTCAGACGATTGGGTCGAGCCCAAAGAACGTCGTAAGATTGATGATTTCATCCTCTATGGCATTGCTGCTGCGGAGCAGGCGGTCAAGGATGCGGACTGGACCCCGGACGACGAAGAGAGCTTGCTGCGCACTGGCGTAATGATCGGTTCGGGGATTGGCGGGCTGAAATCCATTGAGGCGACAACGCTTTTGATGGCTGAAAAAGGCCCGCGCCGGGTATCTCCATTTTTTATTCCGGGGGCTTTGATCAATCTGATCTCTGGGCAAGTGCAGATTCGTTATGGTTTCAAAGGTCCAAACCATGCGGTCGTTACGGCTTGTTCGACGGGTGCTCACGCGATTGGCGATGCGACGCGGCTTATCAAATATGGCGATGCAGATGTAATGGTCGCCGGTGGCGCCGAGGCGGCGATTTGCGAGATCGGGATCGCGGGCTTTAACGCATGCAAGGCGTTGTCGACCAAGCGCAGTGACGATCCGCAATCTGCAAGCCGCCCCTATGATGCGGACCGTGACGGGTTTGTCATGGGTGAGGGCGCTGGCGTCGTTGTTTTGGAAGAATACGAACACGCCAAGGCGCGTGGCGCCAAGATTTACGCCGAAGTGGGCGGCTATGGCCTGTCGGGCGATGCGTATCACATCACGGCGCCAAGCGAGGATGGTGATGGCGGATTCCGCTCGATGAACGCGGCGTTGAAGGACGCAGGGGTTGCGCCGGCTGAGCTTGACTACATCAATGCGCATGGCACCTCGACGATGGCCGACGTGATCGAGCTTGCGGCGGTTGAGAAGCTGTTGGGCGATGCTGCGGGCAAGGTGACCATGTCATCGACCAAGTCGATGACGGGGCATTTGCTAGGCGCTGCTGGCGCGATCGAGGCGATCTTTTCGATCCTTGCCATTCGCGATCAAGTTGTGCCGCCGACCATCAACCTTGATACGCCTGCGGTCGAAACGCCGCTTGATCTGGCTCCCAACGTCAAGCGTGAGCGTGAAGTCAACGTGGCGCTCTCCAATAGCTTTGGTTTCGGTGGCACCAATGCCAGCGTGATCTTCAAAAAGGTCTAA
- the mltG gene encoding endolytic transglycosylase MltG: MWRHFASNAITMLIVIVFLIGGVILWGQSEYTAEGPLEEPICLRVERGSNVSRVSNQLESEGAVSSGMIFRLGMDYSDLTSQLKAGSFLVPDGASMSEIAEIVTRGGASTCGTEVVYRIGVTRQSVQVRTLDPATNQFVEVANFNPEEAAAPEEFTKVRAQNDTRYRIAMAEGVTSWQVVEALKSIDVLKGEITDIPPEGMLAPDSYEVRVGDDRAALIKKMQDAQAAFLAAAWEGRDSSLPLSSPEEMLVLASIIEKETGVPEERRQVASVFINRLNKGMRLQTDPTVIYGITNGQGVLGRGLRQSELRKATPYNTYVIEGLPPTPIANPGRASLEAAVNPDSTEFIFFVADGTGGHAFATTLEEHNANVKRWREIEKQRASE; this comes from the coding sequence ATGTGGCGACATTTTGCCTCGAACGCGATTACGATGTTGATCGTGATCGTCTTTCTGATTGGCGGGGTTATCCTTTGGGGACAGTCGGAATATACCGCCGAGGGCCCTCTGGAAGAGCCGATCTGCCTGCGGGTTGAACGCGGGAGCAATGTCAGCCGTGTCTCTAACCAGTTGGAAAGCGAGGGCGCTGTTTCTTCTGGGATGATTTTCCGCTTGGGCATGGACTACAGCGATTTGACCAGCCAGCTAAAGGCAGGGTCCTTTCTTGTACCTGATGGCGCGTCGATGTCAGAGATTGCGGAAATCGTGACGCGGGGCGGGGCAAGCACCTGTGGCACTGAGGTCGTCTATCGGATCGGGGTGACGCGGCAATCGGTGCAGGTGCGCACGCTTGACCCCGCCACAAACCAATTTGTTGAAGTGGCTAACTTCAACCCTGAAGAAGCAGCGGCGCCTGAAGAATTCACCAAGGTGCGCGCTCAAAACGATACCCGGTATCGCATTGCAATGGCCGAGGGCGTGACCAGTTGGCAGGTCGTTGAAGCGCTCAAAAGCATTGACGTTCTAAAGGGTGAGATCACCGATATCCCGCCCGAGGGTATGTTGGCGCCGGACAGTTACGAAGTGCGCGTTGGCGACGACAGAGCCGCGCTAATTAAGAAAATGCAGGATGCGCAAGCCGCGTTTTTGGCAGCTGCATGGGAGGGACGCGACAGTTCGCTTCCATTGTCCAGCCCGGAGGAGATGCTTGTTCTGGCTTCGATCATCGAGAAAGAGACCGGCGTGCCGGAAGAACGGCGACAGGTGGCCAGCGTTTTTATTAACCGGCTGAACAAGGGGATGCGGTTGCAAACCGACCCTACTGTTATCTACGGCATCACCAACGGTCAGGGTGTTTTGGGCCGTGGCTTGCGTCAGAGCGAGCTGCGCAAGGCGACGCCCTATAACACTTATGTTATCGAAGGGCTGCCGCCGACCCCGATCGCCAATCCGGGGCGTGCAAGTCTTGAGGCAGCGGTGAACCCGGACAGCACAGAGTTTATCTTTTTTGTTGCCGATGGGACCGGGGGGCATGCATTTGCCACTACGCTGGAAGAGCACAACGCAAATGTGAAGCGTTGGCGCGAGATCGAAAAGCAGCGTGCAAGCGAATAG
- the fabD gene encoding ACP S-malonyltransferase, with translation MSRAFVFPGQGAQTISMGQALAAAYPASKAVFDEVDDALGEKLSSVIWEGEQDQLTLTQNAQPALMATSLAAMRALEAEGLTIETAAFVAGHSLGEYSALAAAGALSITDTARLLRTRGKAMQDAVPVGVGAMAALLGLDFDAARAVAQEAAQGEVCQAANDNDPGQVVVSGHKAAVERAVDLAKERGAKRAVLLPVSAPFHCALMQPAADVMAEALANVDIKAPAVPLIANVRAAPVSDPAEIRNLLVEQVTGSVRWRESVMAMDAAGVTSIWEIGAGKALSGMVRRINRAIVCQAVGTPDDVKAALDG, from the coding sequence ATGAGCCGCGCATTCGTTTTTCCGGGGCAAGGTGCCCAAACCATCAGTATGGGGCAGGCTCTGGCCGCTGCCTATCCCGCATCCAAAGCTGTTTTCGACGAAGTTGATGACGCGTTGGGTGAAAAGCTTTCCAGTGTGATCTGGGAGGGGGAGCAGGACCAATTGACCCTCACCCAGAACGCGCAGCCTGCTTTGATGGCCACATCGCTCGCCGCGATGCGTGCTTTGGAGGCCGAAGGCCTTACGATTGAGACGGCCGCCTTTGTTGCAGGGCATAGCCTTGGCGAATATTCGGCTCTAGCAGCGGCCGGTGCGCTGTCTATCACTGATACGGCACGGTTGTTGCGCACGCGTGGGAAGGCCATGCAGGACGCTGTTCCGGTCGGTGTTGGCGCGATGGCGGCACTTCTCGGGCTCGATTTCGACGCAGCCCGTGCAGTGGCGCAAGAGGCGGCGCAGGGTGAAGTGTGTCAGGCGGCAAACGATAACGATCCAGGACAGGTGGTTGTTTCCGGTCACAAGGCGGCGGTGGAGCGTGCTGTTGATCTGGCAAAGGAGCGCGGCGCTAAGCGCGCGGTCTTGCTTCCGGTTTCGGCACCGTTCCATTGCGCGTTAATGCAGCCAGCCGCAGATGTCATGGCCGAGGCGCTTGCAAATGTAGATATTAAGGCTCCGGCGGTTCCCTTGATCGCCAATGTGCGCGCCGCTCCGGTGAGCGATCCGGCTGAGATTCGCAATTTGCTGGTCGAGCAGGTGACAGGCTCGGTTCGCTGGCGTGAGTCCGTGATGGCGATGGACGCTGCAGGCGTGACCAGCATTTGGGAGATCGGCGCCGGAAAAGCGCTTTCGGGAATGGTGCGCCGGATCAACCGCGCAATTGTCTGTCAGGCGGTCGGAACGCCGGATGATGTAAAGGCTGCTTTGGACGGCTAA
- the rpsR gene encoding 30S ribosomal protein S18, with product MAAKPFFRRRKVCPFSGENAPKIDYKDTKLLQRYISERGKIVPSRITAVSAKKQRELARAIKRARFLALLPYAVK from the coding sequence ATGGCTGCAAAACCATTTTTCCGCCGCCGCAAGGTCTGCCCGTTCTCGGGTGAGAATGCGCCGAAAATCGACTATAAGGACACGAAACTCCTGCAACGCTATATTTCCGAGCGTGGCAAAATCGTGCCCAGCCGTATCACCGCCGTCTCGGCCAAGAAGCAACGGGAACTGGCCCGCGCCATCAAACGCGCGCGTTTCCTCGCCCTGCTTCCCTACGCCGTGAAGTAA
- a CDS encoding cytochrome P450 — translation MGNRLTGEEITLSGGEVLPKGTYIHTSIAAANRDPAVFETPDAVDITRKPNRHIAFITGIHVCLGATLARIEGRIALGKFVRRFPKLQVNGESELVPLARFRGYARLPVRVN, via the coding sequence ATCGGCAATCGGCTTACAGGTGAAGAGATCACCCTTTCCGGCGGAGAGGTGCTGCCCAAAGGGACCTATATCCACACATCTATCGCCGCCGCCAACCGCGACCCTGCGGTGTTTGAGACGCCAGACGCTGTCGATATTACGCGCAAACCCAACCGCCATATCGCCTTCATCACCGGAATACATGTTTGCCTTGGTGCAACCCTCGCCCGGATCGAAGGGCGCATCGCACTGGGCAAATTCGTGCGTCGCTTTCCTAAATTGCAAGTCAATGGGGAAAGCGAATTGGTGCCTTTGGCGCGGTTTCGCGGCTACGCGCGCTTACCTGTGCGCGTGAACTAG
- a CDS encoding DUF1330 domain-containing protein, with the protein MAHLGFTGEEFSAFRNVERDGPIHMLNCVALRDEAQYEDGRKVSGAEAYATYGHETAHILERLGGRIVWRGKMEAMLIGPQDSEEWDLCFIAEYPSVDAFVSMIKDSEYREAMVHRQAAVKDSRLIRMEPQSLGENFGG; encoded by the coding sequence ATGGCGCATCTTGGTTTCACGGGCGAGGAATTCAGCGCGTTTCGCAATGTTGAGCGCGACGGGCCGATCCATATGCTGAACTGTGTCGCATTGCGTGATGAGGCGCAGTACGAGGATGGGCGCAAGGTCAGCGGGGCTGAAGCATACGCGACTTATGGCCACGAAACCGCGCATATCCTTGAGCGGTTGGGGGGGCGAATTGTTTGGCGTGGCAAGATGGAAGCCATGTTGATCGGTCCTCAGGATAGCGAAGAATGGGACCTTTGCTTTATTGCCGAATACCCATCGGTTGATGCCTTTGTCAGTATGATCAAGGACAGTGAATACCGCGAAGCGATGGTCCACCGGCAAGCGGCGGTCAAAGACTCTCGGCTGATCCGAATGGAGCCTCAGTCGCTGGGCGAAAATTTTGGCGGCTAG
- a CDS encoding lytic transglycosylase domain-containing protein — protein sequence MVQFTRRNLLVGIAALPWLSACATQQRKSTAPKAGGYNPPLFPNETPELRLLINKWADHYEVPRDLVHRQIVRESTHRPWARNGPYYGLMQILPATARGMGHRGPASELLDANTNLKYAVKYLRGAWMVSGGDRDKAVMWYARGYYYEAKRLGLLKETGLRP from the coding sequence ATGGTCCAATTCACACGCCGAAACCTTCTCGTTGGCATCGCTGCCCTGCCCTGGCTTTCAGCTTGTGCAACACAGCAGAGAAAATCCACTGCCCCAAAAGCAGGCGGCTACAACCCGCCTCTCTTTCCGAACGAGACACCCGAGCTGCGCCTGCTGATCAACAAATGGGCCGATCATTATGAAGTTCCCCGCGATCTGGTCCATCGTCAAATCGTGCGCGAAAGCACCCATCGCCCTTGGGCGCGCAATGGTCCCTACTACGGCCTGATGCAGATTTTGCCCGCCACCGCGCGCGGCATGGGCCATCGGGGTCCGGCTTCGGAATTACTCGATGCCAACACCAACCTTAAGTATGCGGTCAAATACCTCCGGGGCGCATGGATGGTGTCGGGCGGAGATCGCGACAAGGCCGTGATGTGGTATGCGCGTGGCTACTATTACGAGGCCAAGCGGCTCGGCCTGCTCAAAGAGACCGGCCTCAGACCCTAA